From a single Capsicum annuum cultivar UCD-10X-F1 chromosome 12, UCD10Xv1.1, whole genome shotgun sequence genomic region:
- the LOC124889593 gene encoding LOW QUALITY PROTEIN: ATP synthase subunit 9, mitochondrial (The sequence of the model RefSeq protein was modified relative to this genomic sequence to represent the inferred CDS: substituted 2 bases at 2 genomic stop codons): MIDLAEWIKNYLDFVFLLSLACYRKNPKEQRKENCQVELLEGAKSMGARATTIASAGADIGIGNVLSSSIHSMVXNPSLAKXLFSYAILVFSLTKAIASFAPMMDFLISFVFQVL, translated from the exons ATGATTGATCTTGCAGAGTGGATAAAGAATTACCTAGACTTTGTATTTCTCCTTAGTCTTGCCTGCTATCGTAAGAATCCTAAAGAACAG CGTAAGGAGAATTGCCAAGTCGAGCTGTTAGAAGGTGCAAAATCAATGGGTGCACGAGCTACTACAATTGCTTCAGCGGGAGCTGATATCGGTATTGGAAATGTCCTTAGTTCATCGATTCATTCCATGGTGTGAAATCCATCATTggcaaaataattatttagttatgccattttggtcttttctctaaCCAAAGCTATTGCATCATTTGCCCCAATGATGGACTTTTTGATCTCATTCGTATTCCAAGTCCTTTAG